Proteins from one Drosophila gunungcola strain Sukarami chromosome 3R, Dgunungcola_SK_2, whole genome shotgun sequence genomic window:
- the LOC128252965 gene encoding protein takeout — MHPTLIVASLLICFVACSLAATMPDYIQVCHRNDPELSKCLKRSVHNLRPYLAKGIKELNVPPLEPLYIGDLNILDGSAGLTVRAKKMNIQGASDFEITKLRASTQSRRFDFELILPHLHGEGLYEINGNILALPIKGSGPFTGNFTNFVAYVRVQYDIKTVNDLDYLHVKEFALKIRTGKGNLKLENLFNGDKVLGDVINDTINQNFEVFTNDLIAPISRALEANFLVITSKILENFTYSELFPV, encoded by the exons ATGCACCCCACACTTATCGTAGCCTCTCTGTTGATCTGTTTCGTGGCTTGCAGCTTAGCTGCCACCATGC CTGACTATATCCAGGTTTGCCATCGCAATGATCCCGAGCTATCAAAGTGCCTGAAGAGAAGTGTGCACAATTTGCGACCCTATTTGGCCAAAGGCATTAAGGAATTGAATGTCCCGCCACTAGAGCCCCTCTATATTGGAGATCTGAATATTTTGGATGGCTCCGCTGGTCTTACGGTTAGAGccaaaaaaatgaacattCAAGGAGCCTCAGACTTCGAAATCACTAAGCTGCGAGCATCGACCCAAAGCCGTCGTTTCGATTTCGAGTTGATTCTCCCTCATCTTCACGGAGAGGGGCTCTACGAGATCAACGGCAACATCCTGGCACTTCCCATCAAGGGCAGTGGACCATTCACTGGAAACTTCACCAACTTTGTGGCTTATGTTCGGGTCCAATATGATATCAAGACCGTTAATGATCTGGACTACCTGCATGTCAAGGAGTTCGCTTTGAAGATTCGCACTGGCAAGGGTAACCTGAAGCTGGAGAACCTCTTTAACGGAGACAAGGTCCTGGGCGATGTCATTAATGACACGATCAACCAAAATTTCGAGGTCTTCACCAACGATTTGATCGCACCGATTTCCCGCGCTCTGGAGGCCAATTTCCTGGTCATCACATCTAAAATACTGGAAAACTTCACCTACAGCGAGCTGTTCCCAGTCTAA
- the LOC128260233 gene encoding ubiquitin-conjugating enzyme E2-17 kDa — protein sequence MSTPARRRLMRDFKRLQEDPPTGVSGAPTDNNIMIWNAVIFGPHDTPFEDGTFKLTIEFTEEYPNKPPTVRFVSKVFHPNVYADGGICLDILQNRWSPTYDVSAILTSIQSLLSDPNPNSPANSTAAQLYKENRREYEKRVKACVEQSFID from the exons ATGTCAACACCCGCTCGCAGACGTCTTATGAGAGATTTTAAAAG ACTTCAGGAGGATCCACCTACGGGTGTCTCGGGTGCCCCAACAGATAATAATATTATGATATGGAATGCTGTGATTTTTGGTCCACACGATACACCATTCGAGGACGGAACCTTTAAGTTAACCATAGAATTTACGGAAGAGTATCCAAACAAACCGCCAACAGTTCGATTTGTATCGAAAGTATTTCATCCCAATGTGTACGCAGATGGTGGAATATGCTTGGACATATTGCAGAACCGCTGGAGTCCCACATACGATGTTTCAGCCATACTAACATCCATACAG TCACTGCTGAGCGATCCCAATCCCAACTCACCGGCTAACTCCACCGCCGCCCAGCTGTATAAAGAAAATCGCCGCGAGTACGAGAAGCGTGTGAAAGCCTGCGTGGAGCAGAGTTTCATCGATTAG